Below is a genomic region from Leptolyngbyaceae cyanobacterium.
AACCACATCGCTTCGGCTTGCGCTTTGGCTTGTTCTTGCAATGCTTGGGATTCTTTCAAAACGCGATCGCGAGTGCTTTCTATATTGTTGGCGACTGTTTCTGCTTCGCCAGGGGTCATATCCGGACGACTAGCCAGGATTGTCGCGATCGTATTGCGATCGAATTGAGAATAGCGATCGCGCAACTGTTCGTAAGTTGCATCGGAATCCGACAATATCGGTGCAAAATCTCGTTGAATTCCCTCGGAAGTCAAATCTTGTTTGGGAGTATTTCGCAAATAATTCTCTACATTGCGGCGAAGTTCCTGAGATTTTTCTTCCTTATCTCTGTATTCAGCCGTACTTAGTACATCCAAGCGAATTTCTTCTAATTGGTCGGCTATTTCCTTAATTCGATCTTGAGTGAAAGTGCCTCGCGATTGCAACAAATTAACGAAATCACCGCGATTGATTTGTTCTAATTGGCGACGCACGATTCCCGGATCGGCTTGCGGATCGTAAATTACGTTTCTAAACTCATCCTTAATAGTTTCGCGGTTAAAATGCCAAGGATAAGTATTCGCTAAGTAATTTTCTACATCCATCCGAATTGTATTCGGCACTTGTTGTCCGGGTAGTTGTTCTTTAACTCGATCGGTAACTCGTTGTGCACCACTCGTGACTTGGTCTTTCGCTTCTCCCAACCGATTTAAAATACTTTGAATATCTAAATCGGATAGATCGCTTCTTCCCAACAGCACTCCAGTGACAGCAGTCATCGCCATTTGTCTGGCTTGACCCATCAATCCGGGAGTTTTTTCAGCTTGATATTCCGTTGCTTGGCGGGAAGAACGCATTTCCGCAATTAATTGGTCGAGTTTAGAGCTTAACTCTGGCGATCGCAACTCTTGCGACCCTGCCGATCGCAGATAATTGAGCAATTCCCCCATCACGTCGCCTTGTTTTACCCGGCTAGTAGCTTGATTCCAAGCATCTTCCAGGCTATCTACCAATTGATTCATTTCCCGCTTGGATAGATTGGTGTTGTTGCTGACCAAATCTACAAACGTTTGGCGATCGATATGACGGAGATTTTCTGGGCCAAGTGTTTTCAAATCCGGGTTATTCAGTAACTTTTCAAATTCGCGGCGTACTCCTTGCAAATCTAACTGGGGAGGACGCAAACCGCTTAAATAATCTTCTAAATTTTCCCGAATGCTACCGGGATCGAGTGCAGCGCCGATTTGCCGACCAACTGCGGCGGCGGCGGCTTCTGCGGTGGCAACTACTTGATTGCTAGCAGCTTTTGCACCCAAGGCAGCAGTTGCAGTTCCTAAAATTGCTTGAAAACCGGAGGTTGCGGTATTCACCACCGAACCGATCAAAGAACCTACGGTACTCGAACTTACCCAAACTAGTAGGGTAAAGTACGCACCCCAGATCACTAAACCGATAATCGCACCCAAACCCACATTGAGAGTCAGCAGGCTGAGTTTGACTGCCAACAAGCAAGCGAGGAATAATGCGATCGTAACGGTTACCAGCGTCCAAATACCTACCCCGGTGCCGATTTTGCGAATCGTACCACCTAAACTTCCACCTTCATTATCATTATCATCATCATTTGATTTATGCCCCAGGTATGAAATTCCGGCGGCAACCGATAGATTTGTTAACAATAATTGGAAAGCAAAGGCTAATACCAATCCAGAAATTAATGCCACAAAAAATTGCGGCCCTGAAAATATTACCGATGCTTGTGCTGGTGCGGCCACAGTATCTTCTACTTCTACTCGATTTATCTGAGCTAACCAGTATGAAAGATTGTAAGGTAACAGCCTTACATCCCCTATTTGAAACATAGTATTTTCCTCGTCTAAATTTATTTAGCCGCCGAGATAAACATATTTGAGTGATAAATCTGAATTTCGGCTAAAGTAACACTCTATGGCTTAGAATCGCCGGATCTGAGCCATAAGAACATCCCCCAAAAGTCTGAAATCCAGATCTGACGGGGGATAGGGTTAATTTTGGTTATTAACAAGTAGTGTTTATAGTGGGGGAGTGTAAGAAAATTTTGCCGATCAATTCGCGCCCGGATAATTTTGGCATATACGATCGT
It encodes:
- a CDS encoding MFS transporter — its product is MFQIGDVRLLPYNLSYWLAQINRVEVEDTVAAPAQASVIFSGPQFFVALISGLVLAFAFQLLLTNLSVAAGISYLGHKSNDDDNDNEGGSLGGTIRKIGTGVGIWTLVTVTIALFLACLLAVKLSLLTLNVGLGAIIGLVIWGAYFTLLVWVSSSTVGSLIGSVVNTATSGFQAILGTATAALGAKAASNQVVATAEAAAAAVGRQIGAALDPGSIRENLEDYLSGLRPPQLDLQGVRREFEKLLNNPDLKTLGPENLRHIDRQTFVDLVSNNTNLSKREMNQLVDSLEDAWNQATSRVKQGDVMGELLNYLRSAGSQELRSPELSSKLDQLIAEMRSSRQATEYQAEKTPGLMGQARQMAMTAVTGVLLGRSDLSDLDIQSILNRLGEAKDQVTSGAQRVTDRVKEQLPGQQVPNTIRMDVENYLANTYPWHFNRETIKDEFRNVIYDPQADPGIVRRQLEQINRGDFVNLLQSRGTFTQDRIKEIADQLEEIRLDVLSTAEYRDKEEKSQELRRNVENYLRNTPKQDLTSEGIQRDFAPILSDSDATYEQLRDRYSQFDRNTIATILASRPDMTPGEAETVANNIESTRDRVLKESQALQEQAKAQAEAMWLNLESYLRNTGQEELNPEGIKRDLATLLNDPNSGYYAIRARLSRFDRDTLVKLLSQRQDLSEQQVNQIIDRVQDSWHNVVHSPQVVADKAKQQYDQITTAIADYLRNTGKDELNPEGITRDLTTLFRNPKQGAMALQYRLSQVDRDTLVKLLSQRQDLSEEQVNQIINQVEDAIYNIVRAPRRLAKRTQATVQNFQSTLADYLRNTGKDALNPEGIKRDMSLLLHDPRVGMESLGDRLARIDRETVISLLSQRPDISEAEATRIVDQVLAVRDGFVEQVRSIQRRIQDVIDGIFNAIRNYLNSLDRPELNYDGIKRDVRQLFDDPQAGFDSLRYRLSQFNRDTLVAIMSSREDISEEDANRIIDQVEGARNTVLQRAERIQQEAQRRLEDVKRQAARQAEETRKAAATAAWWLFGTALTSAFFSALAGAIAVTW